A window of the Macadamia integrifolia cultivar HAES 741 unplaced genomic scaffold, SCU_Mint_v3 scaffold_218A, whole genome shotgun sequence genome harbors these coding sequences:
- the LOC122071403 gene encoding COBRA-like protein 10 encodes MSRTLALLFFFLFLITFEIGTAQDYDYAGDKPPTPPAPPPAQDSCSGIFLNYEFLYREKEYPHVKNATAQAWAFKSTATIFNAGDVELKGWKIFIGFQHKEILIAASNAVIFDGDDLPVKVGNGTHLVGYPQTDLKTSIDTANDMTQIQAKIEMTGTQFGVKPPGIPMPKTIRLETDGYKCPAPIKKKTEMHVCCKKDPKFKAKKPKSVKFLPRQEGDLSMTYDIIQANEGNYMAQVTMENNHPLGRLDHWNLTWEWMRGEFIYSMKGAYTHLKDPSDCLYGPAGQFYKDFDFSTVMNCEKRPVISDLPADRAKDEKIGNVPYCCRNGTLLPTTMDESKTKSVFQLQVFKIQPDMNRTALFPPQKWKINGVLNPDYKCGAPIRVDPTETPDPSGLDTTTEAIASWQVVCNITKPKGTASHCCVSFSAFYNDSVIPCNTCACGCPDNDTCNPNAKAMLLPPEALLVPFDNRTAKAKAWAKLKHYPVPRKLPCADNCGVSINWHISSDYRKGWTARITLFNWEEINFEDWFTAIQMNKAYPGYENVYSFNGTKIPELDNTIFFQGLPGLTFLMGETNGTDPKSGPRVPGKQQSVISFSKAKTPGINIVKGDGFPTKVFFNGEECSLPTVFPKGDGHRSHVSLVPIIFLTIMSFVLMNDHLHLQ; translated from the exons ATGTCGCGGACACTGGCactattattcttctttttgttcttaaTCACTTTCGAGATTGGTACAGCCCAGGATTACGACTACGCCGGCGATAAACCACCCACACCTCCAGCACCGCCACCTGCACAAGATAGCTGTTCTGGGATCTTTTTAAATTATGAGTTTTTATATCGAGAGAAAGAGTATCCCCACGTTAAGAATGCAACGGCGCAGGCATGGGCTTTTAAATCAACTGCAACTATATTCAATGCTGGGGATGTGGAACTAAAGGGTTGGAAGATATTTATTGGGTTTCAACATAAAGAGATTCTTATTGCAGCGAGTAATGCAGTTATTTTTGACGGTGATGATTTGCCGGTGAAGGTCGGAAATGGGACACACCTAGTTGGATATCCTCAGACGGATTTGAAGACATCTATTGATACAGCAAATGATATGACTCAGATTCAGGCGAAGATTGAGATGACTGGAACTCAGTTTGGGGTGAAACCACCTGGTATTCCAATGCCTAAGACTATACGACTTGAAACTGATGGCTACAAGTGTCCTGCACCAATCAAAAAGA AAACTGAAATGCACGTCTGTTGTAAGAAGGACCCAAAATTCAAGGCCAAGAAACCTAAATCAGTGAAGTTCTTGCCTCGTCAAGAAGGTGATCTATCTATGACCTATGATATTATCCAAGCAAACGAAGGGAACTATATGGCCCAGGTAACCATGGAGAACAACCACCCTCTAGGACgtctagaccattggaacttaacttgggaatggaTGAGAGGAGAGTTCATATACAGTATGAAAGGAGCCTATACTCACCTGAAAGATCCTTCTGACTGCCTTTACGGCCCTGCCGGACAATTCTACAAGGATTTCGACTTCAGTACTGTCATGAATTGCGAAAAAAGACCAGTCATATCTGATCTTCCTGCTGATAGAGCCAAGGATGAGAAAATTGGAAACGTGCCTTACTGTTGTAGAAATGGTACTCTCCTACCAACAACCATGGATGAGAGCAAAACCAAATCTGTTTTCCAATTGCAGGTCTTTAAGATCCAACCAGATATGAACAGAACTGCTCTGTTTCCACcccaaaaatggaaaatcaatGGTGTTCTGAATCCAGATTACAAATGTGGTGCTCCAATTAGAGTTGACCCAACAGAAACTCCAGACCCAAGTGGGCTTGACACAACCACTGAAGCTATTGCAAGTTGGCAAGTAGTCTGCAACATCACTAAGCCTAAGGGCACAGCCTCTCATTGTTGTGTCTCCTTCTCTGCTTTCTACAATGACTCTGTCATCCCCTGTAATACATGTGCCTGTGGTTGTCCTGACAATGATACTTGCAATCCAAATGCCAAAGCTATGCTTCTTCCTCCTGAAGCTCTTCTTGTTCCCTTCGACAACAGAACTGCGAAAGCCAAGGCTTGGGCTAAACTGAAGCACTATCCTGTTCCCCGTAAATTACCCTGTGCTGATAACTGTGGAGTTAGCATAAATTGGCATATTTCCTCTGATTACAGAAAAGGATGGACAGCTCGTATCACTCTTTTCAATTGGGAAGAAATCAATTTTGAAGATTGGTTTACTGCAATTCAAATGAACAAGGCTTACCCTGGTTACGAAAACGTCTACTCATTTAATGGAACAAAAATTCCAGAACTGGACAATACCATCTTCTTCCAGGGATTACCAGGTCTGACTTTCCTGATGGGAGAGACGAATGGAACAGATCCTAAAAGTGGCCCAAGGGTACCAGGTAAGCAACAATCAGTGATTTCATTCTCCAAGGCCAAGACACCGGGGATTAATATAGTAAAAGGAGATGGGTTCCCTACAAAAGTGTTTTTTAATGGAGAAGAATGTTCCCTTCCTACAGTATTTCCTAAAGGAGATGGCCATCGATCTCATGTTAGCCTTGTACCCATAATTTTCCTTACAATAATGAGCTTTGTGCTTATGAATGATCACCTACACCTACAGTGA